In Primulina huaijiensis isolate GDHJ02 chromosome 4, ASM1229523v2, whole genome shotgun sequence, a genomic segment contains:
- the LOC140975362 gene encoding serine/threonine-protein kinase PBL34-like, producing MGLSGDSLKGDSWNTKKGKEAKEKDDSVEAGCCIKLRFIGSCISSRSKVDNSISGITTHEGKSSDGTGIDRPVATDIPSTATSNAESNSSSFKLEDELKVSSRLRKFTFNDLKLATRNFRPESLLGEGGFGCVFKGWIEENGTAPVKPGTGLTVAVKTLNHDGLQGHKEWMAEVNYLGDLVHPNLVKLIGYCIEDDQRLLVYEFMPRGSLENHLFRRSLPLPWSIRMKIALGAAMGLAFLHEEAEKPVIYRDFKTSNILLDAEYNAKLSDFGLAKDAPDEGKTHVSTRVMGTYGYAAPEYVMTGHLTSKSDVYSFGVVLLEMLTGRRSMDKNRPNGEHNLVEWARPHLGERRRFYRLIDPRLEGHFSIKGAQKAAHLAARCLSRDSKVRPLMSEVVEALKPLPNLKDMASSSYYFQTMQADRVGCSPNGKNGLKTQGSVSRNGQHHPRSLSIPNGSLASPYHQFAHNSPKPNGKP from the exons ATGGGACTAAGTGGGGATAGTTTAAAGGGGGATTCTTGGAATACGAAGAAAGGAAAAGAGGCCAAGGAAAAAGATGATTCTGTGGAGGCAGGTTGCTGTATTAAGTTAAGGTTTATTGGTAGCTGTATTTCTTCAAGATCTAAAGTGGATAACTCTATTAGTGGCATCACCACACACG AAGGTAAATCTTCAGATGGTACCGGCATAGACCGGCCAGTTGCCACAGATATCCCATCCACCGCTACAAGCAATGCTGAAAGCAATTCGTCAAGCTTCAAACTGGAAGATGAACTTAAAGTTTCTTCCCGACTGAGAAAATTTACATTTAATGACCTTAAGTTGGCAACAAGAAATTTTCGACCAGAATCACTTCTTGGAGAAGGGGGTTTTGGCTGTGTGTTTAAGGGGTGGATTGAAGAGAATGGCACGGCACCAGTTAAGCCGGGGACCGGGCTTACCGTTGCTGTCAAAACCCTGAATCATGATGGGCTTCAGGGTCACAAAGAATGGatg GCCGAAGTAAATTATCTCGGGGACCTTGTTCATCCTAATTTAGTTAAATTGATTGGTTACTGTATTGAAGATGATCAGAGGCTTTTAGTTTACGAGTTCATGCCTAGAGGAAGCTTGGAGAATCACCTATTCAGAA GGTCTCTCCCTCTTCCGTGGTCTATCAGGATGAAAATTGCTCTAGGTGCTGCAATGGGTCTTGCTTTTCTTCACGAAGAAGCAGAAAAACCGGTTATATATCGTGATTTTAAGACATCAAACATCCTGTTAGATGCT GAGTATAATGCCAAACTTTCTGATTTTGGACTTGCTAAAGATGCTCCAGATGAAGGAAAAACTCATGTTTCTACACGTGTGATGGGCACATACGGTTATGCGGCCCCAGAATATGTCATGACAG GACATCTTACATCAAAAAGTGATGTGTATAGTTTTGGAGTAGTCCTTCTTGAAATGCTGACAGGAAGAAGATCAATGGACAAAAACCGGCCTAATGGGGAGCATAACCTTGTAGAATGGGCTAGGCCTCATCTTGGTGAAAGGAGACGTTTTTACCGTTTGATAGATCCACGACTTGAAGGTCATTTCTCAATTAAAGGTGCCCAAAAAGCTGCACACTTGGCTGCGCGTTGCCTTAGCCGAGATTCCAAAGTTAGGCCTCTAATGAGTGAAGTTGTTGAAGCTTTGAAGCCTTTGCCAAACCTCAAAGACATGGCTAGCTCGTCTTACTACTTCCAAACAATGCAAGCAGATCGAGTGGGTTGCAGCCCAAATGGTAAAAATGGTCTCAAAACCCAAGGGTCGGTTTCAAGAAACGGGCAACATCATCCAAGAAGCCTTTCGATACCAAATGGTTCTCTTGCTTCTCCATATCATCAGTTTGCCCATAATTCACCAAAACCGAATGGTAAGCCATAA